In Nonlabens agnitus, the DNA window CGATGACAGTCCAGATGATCTTGACTTCAACATCAATTTCACTGTAATGAACGATTTTGAAGACCTAAGTGACGACTGGGATATTATTTCGCAGAGTTCCACTAAAATTGAACTTATTGACATCAGTGGTGGAAACGGCGGTACAGATCTTCTCACGTTTGAGAGGAACTAAGCCTGATTATTCCTTGATTTTTGATAATTCGCTTTCGCGCCTGCCTGCCGGTCAGGCAGGAAAGCGAACTCAACAGCAGCCTAATAACAATCCACATCAATATTGCAGCGCACGGCACGGTATTGTTTGATGCTCTCAAAGCTGCGTTTGACTTTGGCAATGAAGCCTTTTATGGTTTCTGGTGAATGGGTCTTGCCCATTTTGACCAGCACGTGTACGTTGAAAAGATTACGCACTCGAGAAACCGGCGGAAACTCTGGTCCCAGCACCTCAACGCCATGTTCAATTTGATTTAGAGCGCCCACAAACCACTCACCTGCCTGCAAAGTGGTATTGTAATCCCTATGCTTGAACGTGATCCTGATCAATCGCTGGTATGGCGGATATTTAAACTGGTATCGATCCTGCAACTGCTCCTTGAACATCGTCTTGTAATCATAAGTGCTTACCTGCTGCAAAATCATATGGTATGGATTGTAGCTCTGCAATAAAACCGTACCTCGCTTCTCCGTTCTACCTGCGCGACCTGCCACCTGCGTCAATAATTGGAAACAACGCTCGTGCGATCTGAAGTCTGGGAAATTAAGCATGGCATCTGCATTGAGAACTCCAACCAGGCTCACGTGTCTAAAATCAAGTCCTTTCGTAAGCATTTGGGTGCCTACCAAAGCGTCCACTTCCCTATTCTCGACTTGATCGATGAGTTTTTCATAGCTGTATTTTCCTCGCGTGGTATCCAGGTCCATCCGCGCGATTTTGCGCTGGGGAAAAATCTCTAGAAATTCGGCTTCTATTTGTTCGGTTCCAAAACCTTTAGTGTCCAGGTCGGTACTGGAGCAGGCGATGCATTCCTTAGGGATAAAAGTGTGGTAACCGCAGTAATGACATCGCATCTGGCCACGATGCTGGTGCACAGTGAGGCTCACATCACAATTGGGACATTGTGGTGCATGGCCACAGGTATTACACTCCATGATGGGTGCAAAACCGCGGCGGTTTTGGAATAGAATGACCTGTTCATCATTTTTAAAGGCTTGAGTCATGGCCTCAATCAACGTGTCGGAAAAATGTCCGGTCATGCGTTTCTTGCGGTGCTTCTCCTTAATGTCAATCATGTTGATTTCTGGCATCAACACATTGTTATAGCGCTTTTTGAGCTCAACCAATTCAAACTTACCAATAGTCGTATTGTAATAACTTTCTAAGGAAGGCGTGGCGCTACCCAAAAGGATTTGTGAGCTTTTCATTTTTCCCAACACGATACTGGAATCTCTGGCGTGGTAGCGCGGTGCAGGATCAAATTGCTTGAAACTGGTCTCATGTTCCTCATCCACGATGATCAAACCCAGATCTGCAAAGGGCAACAATAAAGCGCTGCGCGCGCCAATGACCACGTAAGGTTCATGGGCATCCAGTACGAGATTCCATACTTCCTGTCGCTCATTGAGATTGTATTTAGAATGGTACACCAGCACTTGATGTTTGAAGTAATGCTGTAATCTTCCAATAAGTTGAGTGGTCAGAGCGATTTCTGGCAACAGATACAGACATTGCTTGCCCAGCACTAAATATTCCTCAATGAGTTTGACGTAAATTTCGGTTTTACCGCTGGACGTCACGCCATGCAATAGGCAAACCTTGTCGTCTTCAAACGCCGTTTTGATCTCATTGTATGCGACTTCTTGAGCATCGTTGAGTTCATATAACTCATGACCCGTTTGCCGGTCCATCAACATACGGCTCACTTCCTGTTCCGTTTCCAACAAAATTTTTTTGTCAATCAAAGATTTCATTACGGCACGAGTAGCTTTGGATCTCGTTTCTAGATCTTTGGATTTGACCGGTTTATCACCAGCGCGCATCATGAAAAGTGTCATGAGTACCTCGCGCTGTTTAGGAGCCCGAGTCATAGAGTCCAGTAGTTCTCTTAAAGCATCTTCATCCTGAAATTCTGGAGCGAGCGATATGTATTTTTCGGTTTTGGCCCTGTAGGTATTGTAGAGTTCTTCTTGCAGGATGATCAAATGCTTGGACAGCATGTTCCTTAAAATAGGCAATACCGTTTTACGATCCAGCAAACTGGCCACCTCGTCCACTTTCATGGCTTTACGATTCTCCAATGCCTCCATGATCAGGAATTCCTGATCTGTTAATTCATCGTCTTCTACGGTTGTTTCCTCGTTGCGCTGGATAATGGTCTCGCTTTCCAGCAGCAGTGATTTAGGCAAGGCTGCCTTCATGACTTGACCTACACTACATAGGTAATAGGAAGCGATCCATTCCCAAAATTTGATTTGTCCCTTTTGTAAAATAGGTGCCTCATCAATAACAAACTCTATGTCTTTAATGTCGTATGCAACCTCAATATTCTCGCGTACGGCCACGGCGATACCGGTGTAGATCTTTGATTTTCCAAAGGGAACCGCAACGCGCATACCTAGCTGAATCATACCAGCCTCTGCAGCCGTGATGCGGTATGAAAAATAGCGCTCCAATGGCAATGGCAGTATAACATCTAGAAAATAGGACATAAAAAAAATCGGTTATGTAAAAATAACCGATTCCCTTTTTGTGCGCTTGCTGTGGTGCGCTATTTTATGAATAACTTATAGACGTTCCCAGGTTTGGGTCCTGTACAAAAACAAGATATAACCGCGTACCATCAACAAGTCTGGATTATCTTCATTGAGCCAGATTTTACAGTCATATTCTTTGCCGTTTTCTGGATCGATAATGGTGCCATCCTTATACATTTTACCCTTTTTTTTCAGGTCCTTCATGATGACCATACCTTCAATGGGTTGATCTTTTAGGGCTCCTTCACAGGCAATACATTTAGGATTAGGTGGCGCGTCTTTGGAGAGTACCTTCAATACTTTACCGTAATAGGAATCACCTTTTTTGTACACCTGGACATGAGATTTTACTTCTCCAGATTCATCATCAATGGTTTTCCATGTTCCAGTGACGTCTTGGGAGTTCGCTTTCGCGAAAGCGAAAAAACACAACAGCACCAACACTACATATTTCATAATCTGTGTATTATAAAGCCCATGAAATCTCACGGGCTTTTAATTAATTCAACAGGTTTGAGATTAAAGTCCCAACATTCCTTTTTTCAAATCTTTGTCTGCCGGCTTGTTACCCAACCAGATCCCAAAAAGTCCTGTAGCAAAATCCTTTCCTTCAATAGTTCCCAATAGCTTACCGTTCTTGTGAGCCATAGTTCCTTTTCCTGGCACATATGAGATCTGGAATTCGTTTCCATTGACAATCTCTTCATTAAAGAATCCAATGAACTTATCGATTTTAGGTTGTAGTTTTTTACGCTCTGCACTCGATACGCTGTCTTCAAAACCTTCTGTAATGGCCTCAACCATATTCTCTTGTGTTACCAGTTTACTGACGATGTCAAGTGTGATCGCCATAGGCTGATCAGAGCTTAACAATGCCGCACCATTAGTAGTTTTTGCTGTAGTGTACAAGCCACCTACATAAAGATCAAAAACAAACTTCTCACGCAATCCAGCGCCATTAAGAATAAGTTCCTTACCGTCCACGGTCAGGCTTTTTTCTACAGTAACGCCTTCTACGGTCATTTGTGCAGATGCTGTATAGGTACCAAGAGCGGCAACAGCGATTAAGAGTAATTTTTTCATATTAGTAGTTATTAGATTGTTTAAATATAGTATTCCTATTTCAAATTCCGTGCCTTTAATGATCTGATAGACGCATTAAGCTCATAACCCAATAGCAAAATGTTGGCTGCAAGCCATATATAGATCATTAAAATTAGTAGTGCACCTATGGAACCATAGATCTCGTTATAGGAAGCAAAATTGTCTATATAAATCCCGTAGAGGTATGATGTAATTAAAATAAGCACCGTGGTTACTACAGAGCCTATAGAGAAGAATCTGGTTTGCCTTCCTTCTTTGGTACCTGTGTAATACAGCGTACTCACAAATAGATAGAGCATGATGATAATCGCGATGTAACGCAGTATGATCAACCAGATCTCTGTAGAGCTTTGCGTCATAAAATCTTCTGCTCTTAAAGAATCAATCCAGTATTCAACCACACCAAACATGGCAATGGAAATCAATAAAAAAAGACTGAGCATCAATGACACTCCAACCGCCACAAAATATTGCCTGAACATGTTGCGATTAAACGATGAATGATACGAACGCTCAAAGCCGTCAAAAATCGCATTAACGCCATTGCTCATAAAAAATAAGGACGTGATAAAAGCAATCGTTAATAAGCCTGTATTCTCCTGTAATGCAATTTCCTTAAATATCGTATCAAAAGAACCAGCGGCCTGTGCCGGTAGCAACCCATTGACAAACTCTAAAAAATCTACCTGGAAATTATCTACCGGTACAAAAGGAATAAGATTAAGCATGAACAGTATGAACGGGAAAATCGCCATGAAAAAACTATAGCTTATCGCACTGGCGCGCAATGTAAAAGCACCTTGAACAATTCCAACACTATAGGTTTCCCAAAGATCATAAACGGTCATCCCTTCAAAACCTGGCAATCGTGCCCTGCTGGAAACCGCGACGAACCAAGAAATGACCGGTATGCGATCCAATATTGCCTTAAGCCTACTCATGCATGGCTTTCAAACTAAGATCCATGTTGTAAACGCTATGAGTAAGCGCACCGCTGGAGACGTAATCCACACCACATTCCGCGTACTGTCGTACCGTGTCCAGAGTAATGCCGCCACTACTTTCAGTCAGGCATTGATCGCCTATCAATTCTACCGCTTTTCTAGTGTCTTCGTAATTAAAATTATCAATCAGGATGCGGTAAACCTTATCGGCCGAGGTTAGAATCTCTTTGATTTCTTCCAGATTTCTTGCCTCTACAATGATCTTTAAATCCCTGTTGGTTTCTTGAAGGTAGTCCGTCGTTTTTTCAATAGCTTTTGTAATGCCACCTGCAAAATCAATATGGTTGTCCTTGAGCATGATCATGTCATAAAGACCAGACCTATGGTTAACGCCGCCACCGGTATGAACTGCCCATTTTTCCAATAATCGTATTCCTGGTGTGGTCTTGCGCGTGTCTAATATCTTGGTTTTGGTACCTTCCAACCGGTCAACAAATTGCCGAGTTTTGGTCGCGATCGCACTCATGCGCTGCATGCTGTTAAGTGCGAGACGTTCGGCCGTGAGAATGGATCTGGAAGAACCGCTCACATAAAACACTTCGTCGCCATAAACCACGCGATCACCGTCCTTTTTCAATTCTTCTATTTTTAATGTAGGATCGACTTTGTGGAATATCGCTTTCGCGAAAGCGATACCAGCAATCACTCCTTCATCCTTTACCAGCAGTCGTGCCTTACCACTGGCACTGCGTGGAATGCAAGCCAGGCTGCTATGGTCGCCATCACCTACATCTTCTCGCAAGGCATTGGTGATGATGCGGTCAACTTCTTCTTCAAATGCAGCTCCATGGTACTTCATAATAGTGGTCAAATTCTCGTTTCTCAAAAGTAAGATTCTGCAGGCAATCTTATGAAAATGAATAAAGATTTTACCTTTGGCGCATGAAGATAACTCTACTGGCGGTAGGTAAAACCGATGATAGCCGTATCGCAGACCTTACAGATATGTACGTGGAACGGCTCAAGCATTACATCAATTTTGAGCTGGAAATCATTCCGGACCTCAAAAAAACGAAGAACCTAAGCATCGACCAGCAAAAGGTCAAAGAAGGAGAGCTTTTACTCAACCAATTGCAAACCAGTGATTTTGTGACCTTACTGGACGAAAAGGGAAAAAGCCTTTCCAGCCAGCAATTTGCGCAATTGATCAATAAACGAAGTCTTTCTGGAATGAAACGACTGGTTTATGTGATAGGTGGACCCTACGGATTCTCTGATGCGGTTTACGCTCGAGCCAATTCAAAATTATCTTTAAGCGCCATGACCTTTTCCCACCAGATGGTAAGACTCTTTGCCACAGAACAGATTTATCGCGCGTTTACTATTCTGAAAAACGAGCCTTATCATCATGAGTAATGAATTTGAAGGTGTCTATTATTGATTCTATTTGTGATGAACCATTACCTTTGCAGTACTAAAATCTAATTATGCTTATCATAGGTATTGCAGGCGGTACTGGGTCTGGTAAAACCACAGTTGTGGGTCAGGTAGCCCATCAATATCCAGATACTGACGTTACTGTCATCTCTCAAGATTCCTACTATAAAGACACGAGCCACCTTACCTATGAGGAACGTGTGAAAATTAATTTTGATCACCCTAATTCCATAGACTTTGCGCTTTTGAAGGAACATTTGATCGAGTTGCGCAAGGGAAATAGTATTGAGCAACCGGTTTATTCTTTTGTAGAACACAACCGCACTAAAGAAACGGTCGTGACAGAGCCTAGCAATGTCATTATTGTGGAAGGAATCCTTATTCTGACACTGCCGGAAATTCGAGAGCTTTTTGACATCAAGGTTTACATTGATTGCGATAGCGATGAGCGTCTTATACGCAGATTGAAACGCGATATCACAGACCGTGGTCGTGACATCAACGAGGTACTTGATCGCTATCAAAACACGCTCAAGCCTATGCACCAGCAATTTATAGAGCCTACTAAAGCCTATGCTGATGTCATCATACCTACCAATAGACTTAATGAAGTTGGTGTTAAGATCTTGCGCTCTATTCTGGATCAAAAGTTGGCTTAAATTGGTATCTTGACTTTATGAAATGGAAAGAGATCAAAAGCAAATGGTATTTTAATAAATACTTCATTATCACAATTCTATTTGCGATTTGGATTCTGTTTCTGGATGACAGCGCATGGCTTACTGCACACAGAGCGCTGGACCAGCAAATTGCCGACAAGGAACAAACAGCAGATTTCTATATGCGAGGCATCGCTGCAGACAAAGCGCGTATCCAGCAGTTGGAAGACAGTGCTGGGATAGAGAAATTTGGACGTGAGCGATATTTAATGAAGAAGGAAAATGAAGAAGTGTATATTATAGAGTATGCAGATTCCGTAAAAAACGAAGATTGATGAAGAAGCGATTACTTGATGACTTTACACCAGTTTCTGAGGCCGCATGGAAACAAAAGATTCAAATGGATCTCAAGGGCGCCGATTATAACCAGACATTGGTCACGCCTACTCCAGACGGCATCAATATCAAACCTATTTACCACAGCGACAGTGCCGTAAACATTGATACTCCTAGTCGAGGTACCCAGAACAATGATTGGTACATTTCTCAAAAGATTTACTGCGGCAATGCACGAGCAGCAAACAAAAAAGCGCTCAACGTATTATCTCGAGGAGCTGAAGGTGTTTTATTAGACATTCCTAATCCAGATATTGATCTCGAGGTTTTATTAAAAGACTTACCAGAGGTTGGTTTACAAGTACATCCTCGATTTTTAGATCTTGATTTTTTAAAGAAACTTCATGGATTTAAACCTAAAGCCTATGTGCATCTGGATATCATACACCAGCTGGCTGCTACTGGGAACTGGTTTATAAATCAAAAATCAGATCGTACTCACTATGCCAATTTCCTGAAATCCTTTCAAGGTTATTTTTCAAATATTACGGTAAATACGAGCACCTATCAACAAGCTGGTGCGACAGTTACCCAAGAACTCGCCTATTTTGCAGCGCACCTTAATGAATACCTCAATCATTATTGCGATAACACTAAGGAACACGATAAGGATATTTACGACGCTTTCCTGCCTGACCGGCAGGCTGGCGCGAAAGCGGAAATGGTTACTGAGCGGAGTCGAAGTAAACGTATCAACATTGACACCACCATAGGTTCCAACTATTTTATGGAGATCGCAAAGTACAGAGCCTATCGCATATTGACCAAAACATTAGGTAACGCCTACGGCATAAAAGACCTAGGGTGTTACATCACAGCAACGCCCAGTTTGCGCAACAAATCACTGCTGGATTACAATGTCAATCTACTGCGCACCACCACAGAATGCATGAGCGCGGTTTTGGGTGGCGCAGATACGGTCCACAATCTAGCATATGACGCTTTTTTCAATAAGGAAAATGAATTTGGCGACCGCATCGCTCGCAATCAATTATTGATTCTTAAAGAAGAAGCTTATCTAAACAAAGTTGCTAACGCTGCAGATGGCACTTACTACATCAACGCATTGACTAAGGAGTTGACCGAAAAAGCGCTGGAAATCTTCAAGAGCATTGAAAAAGCTGGCGGATTTGTCCAATCGCTTTTTGAAGGAACGATACAACGCAAAGTCAAGGAAAGTGATACGGCAGAGCGTGATCGACTTAAAAAAGGAGAAAAAACACTCGTAGGCGTCAACAAATTCCCGAATGCAGAAGCACCACTTCAAAAAGAATACGAGATCCTTCCTTTTCAAAAAATAGAGCCTCGCAAGACCTTGATACAACCTATTCTTTTCAAGCGACTTGCAGAAGATGTAGAAATAGAACAAATGCCGAAATGATAAAATCAGCTGTTTCTTCCTATTTTCATGAAAGTAGACTTAAGTCTACCCTTGTAAAAATTTCGGTTCTGCTTAGTATATTACTCTGTTCATGTTCTTCAGACTTCAATAGTGATCTGTTAATTGGTTACTGGCAAGTGAGTCATACAACAACTAAAAATCCAATCTCTGTATTTGATGATGGCTCAATAGATAAAGCGTTTGTCCGGAGTTATAAAGCGATAGAATTTGAAGATGGAACTACCCTCAAGTTGATAGGAAGAATAGGTTACAGTTCTAAAGTATGTGAATATACTTCCGAGAAAAATTATGTTACAATTACCAGTGACAGCGAAATATTAGATAAATCTAACATTCTCGAATTTAAAATTCTAGAAATAACTGAGGATGAATTAGTTGTAGGACAAGCAAGTGAAAAGTTTTTTAATCTAACAAAGGCAGAGTTTACAAAAATTCAATAAATGAGAAGAAAAAACATTTCAAACATAACAGCAGATTTCACAGCTCTTGATAATGGGAATGCAACGCAAACTCAAGAACACTACGAGACGTCCGAAGGTATCTCGCTCAAAAAGCAGTATTCTAAAGAAGACCTCAAAGATCTAGAGCATCTTGATTTTGTAGCAGGAATAGCTCCCAACCTACGTGGACCCTATTCCACTATGTACGTGCGCCGGCCATGGACCATAAGACAATACGCTGGTTTTTCCAGCGCGACAGAATCCAACGCCTTTTATAGAAGAAATCTTGCTGCAGGACAAAAGGGACTTTCGGTAGCTTTTGATCTGGCCACTCATCGCGGCTATGACAGCGATCATGAGCGTGTAGAAGGTGATGTCGGGAAAGCTGGTGTTGCAATCGATAGCGTTGAGGATATGAAGATCCTTTTTGATCAAATTCCGCTGGACCAAATGTCCGTTTCCATGACCATGAACGGTGCCGTGTTGCCCATTATGGCATTTTACATCGTTGCGGCCATGGAACAAGGTGTGGATATCGCTTCGTTGAGCGGTACGATTCAGAATGATATCCTTAAGGAATTTATGGTGCGTAATACCTACATCTATCCGCCTACGCCTAGCATGCAGATCATCTCTGATATATTTGAGTATACTAGTAAGAACATGCCTAAATTCAACTCGATCTCGATCTCGGGTTACCATATGTATGAAGCTGGCGCGACCAGCGATATTGAGTTGGCATATACGCTGGCAGATGGTTTGGAATATGTGCGCAAAGGACTGGAAGCAGGCATGGACATAGACACTTTTGCTCCTAGACTATCTTTTTTCTGGGCCATTGGGATGAACCATTTTATGGAAATCGCCAAAATGCGCGCCGCCAGAATGCTATGGGCAAAAATGATCAAACAATTCAATCCTAAAAATGCCAAATCACTTGCCTTAAGAACGCATTGTCAAACATCAGGCTGGTCGTTAACGGAACAAGACCCATTTAATAATGTGGCTAGAACTACCATCGAGGCGGCTGCGGCAGCTTTTGGCGGGACACAAAGTCTTCATACCAATGCGTTGGATGAGGCGATTGCGTTGCCAACCGACTTCAGCGCACGTATCGCGAGAAACACACAAATTTACCTACAAGAAGAAACGGGAATTACCAAAACCGTAGATCCATGGGCTGGCTCCTACTATGTAGAGTCTTTAACAGATCAAATCGCCCATAAAGCCTGGGAACTTATAGAGGAAGTTGAAGAGCTAGGCGGCATGACCAAAGCCATTGAAGCCGGTATCCCAAAAATGCGTATTGAGGAAGCCGCTGCAAAAAAGCAGGCGCGCATCGATTCCAACATAGATGTGATCGTGGGCGTGAACAAATACCCAAGTCCAGATGAAGATCTTATAGACACGCTGGAAGTGGACAATGCGGCCGTAAGAATTGAGCAAATCGACCGATTGAAAAAGATCAAGGCAGATCGCAACGATGATAAAGTGAATAAAGCATTGGAAGCTTTAACCGCTTGCGCAAAAACTGGAGAAGGTAACCTACTGGAACTCGCCGTTAACGCCGCTAAGGAGCGCGCTACCTTGGGTGAGATTTCCTATTCTTTGGAGAAGGAATTTGGCCGTTACCGTGCCCAGATCAAGAGCGTTCAAGGTGTGTATAAAAAAGAGATTATGGATGATCCCGCTTTCGCGAAAGCGCAACAATTAGCAGACGCCTTTGCAAAAAAAGAAGGTCGTAGACCACGCATCATGATCGCAAAAATGGGTCAGGACGGTCACGATCGTGGCGCCAAGGTGGTCGCTACTGGCTATGCCGATGTAGGTTTTGACGTGGACATAGGACCGTTGTTCCAAACGCCAACCGAAGCTGCCAAACAAGCCGTGGAAAATGATGTCCACATCCTAGGCATTTCATCGCTGGCAGCCGGTCACAAGACATTGGTGCCGCAAGTGTTGGAACATCTTAAAAAATACGGCCGCGAGGACATCATGATCATCGTGGGCGGCGTGATACCGCGCAAGGACTACCAGTTCTTGTTTGATGCCGGCGTGGCAGCTGTCTTTGGACCCGGAACAAAAATCAGTGAGGCCGCGATCGATATTTTGACGCTGTTAGATAACTAAAAAAATGGTAAATGATTTCGAGAAAATATTTAGTTTCTTTTCAGAATATCAATTACTGATACAGGATTTTTTACTTGACAAGTCGCAAGAAATTGATTTTCCCGTTGTAAATACAAAGATTTCTAATAAGAATGTTAGCTCGATAATTTCTAAAATTGAAGAGTCTCAAAAATATGGGATTATCTTTTCCAATATATTGCAATCGTCATTATTAATTTCCGTATTCAGTTTTTATGAAGTTGAATTGATGAAAATATGTGATACACACGCAAGTAGGACCAATTCAAATTTTTCGGTAAAGGATTTAAAAGGTCATAGCGATTTTGAAAAAATTAAAATGTTCTTAACTAAACAATGCAAGTTGATTATCACAAATCCTGCATATCAATGGGACTTTATAAATTCTCTGAAAACAGTCAGAAATTGCTTAGTACATAATAATGGTAAGTGTTTGAAGACTTCAAAAACTTATAGGGTTATCTTACAACTTCATAATAAAAATGAAGAATACTTTGATTCTTTTGGATTGCACCCTGAAACCTACGGTGATAAAACAGAATTCATTATTGATCCGCAACTATATTTGATCTCAGATTTAATCGATGCTTGCAAATCTTCCTTAATTAAGATTAGCGAAGACATTTATTCTAGATGATTAATTATTGTTTCTATGTTCTCTACGGGCTTTACGAGCAGCTTTCTTTTTGAGAAAATAAAGCTTTCGCTTTTCCTTAATGCTTAAATCATCGCGATCACGGCTCTGTAATTCCATGATTTCCTGATCGTAAGAGGTTGTACTATCCATACTGTTGTAGTCTCTCACATTGAACCTGAAACCTATGGCGAGATTGAAATAATTACCAACATTAAAATGATCGCCCAAGGCTGGAGCGGTTTCAATTTTATAGAAGACTTTTTCATAGCTAGGACTCAAGTAAACAGATATGCCGTTGCTCAGTGCATATTCTGTGCTCGTGGTAAGTCGCAGTAGATTCCCTGTATCCCTAAAGGTGCCGCCACCTTGCTCAAATCCTTGTTTATTCTTATTCTGACTGTAACCGTAGCCTAGATCTGCGGTAAAATTCCAATCATCATTGAGTACATAATCATAACCTGCAAATAGGTAGGCATTGAACTTTGTGGCTCTATCGAACTGCCCTATTTCCTGAACATCCTTGACATCAAAATAATCCTGAGTCAAGGCGCCACCTACATAGATATTTTTATACACATCACTTTGTAGTCTAATCCCAAAACCAGTACCACTGGCAAGTCCATTGCCTACGAAGTTATCACCACTAGGAAAAGCTCTTTGAAGGTAGATGTCTGCAGCAAAAACTCGATCTGGAATCTGAATAGCTAGTCGGCTTTCATCTTCTTGAGCAAATGCTATGCTGCTAATTAAAACAATACATGCTAGAACGACTTTAGTAATTGATCTCATAGCGCTCTGTTGGATCGTTGATAGTCAATTCTTGAATAGTTTCAGTACCTGCCTCATCAGTAAGTGAAATGGTGATGATAGAAGGATAAAAAGCTTGAAACTCAAAGTTGCCATCATCTGGTGTTTCATTTATTCTCGTAAAGATCTGATTGAAAAAGCCGCAGTTTCCATCTAATAGGAATTCGCCATTTTTAAAAACTTCTGAACAGGATAAATCAAAATAATTGACCCGCAATTCAAAAACATCTGTGGCTCCAGAAGTATTTACAAAATCCAACTCAACCTCTGCAACATCCTTAACCGTAATTAATGGGATGTTGAGCGTCAAGTCGTCATTAAAACTCTCGATTCCAGTAGCTACACTAAAAATGTTTTGACCATCGCGATACACATTGACAAAATATTCATTTGAAGTATCAAACAACAGCAGAAAATCTGTTTCTCCATTATTGTCAGTGACGCCTCTACCTA includes these proteins:
- a CDS encoding porin family protein, producing MRSITKVVLACIVLISSIAFAQEDESRLAIQIPDRVFAADIYLQRAFPSGDNFVGNGLASGTGFGIRLQSDVYKNIYVGGALTQDYFDVKDVQEIGQFDRATKFNAYLFAGYDYVLNDDWNFTADLGYGYSQNKNKQGFEQGGGTFRDTGNLLRLTTSTEYALSNGISVYLSPSYEKVFYKIETAPALGDHFNVGNYFNLAIGFRFNVRDYNSMDSTTSYDQEIMELQSRDRDDLSIKEKRKLYFLKKKAARKARREHRNNN
- a CDS encoding methylmalonyl-CoA mutase subunit beta, producing the protein MKKRLLDDFTPVSEAAWKQKIQMDLKGADYNQTLVTPTPDGINIKPIYHSDSAVNIDTPSRGTQNNDWYISQKIYCGNARAANKKALNVLSRGAEGVLLDIPNPDIDLEVLLKDLPEVGLQVHPRFLDLDFLKKLHGFKPKAYVHLDIIHQLAATGNWFINQKSDRTHYANFLKSFQGYFSNITVNTSTYQQAGATVTQELAYFAAHLNEYLNHYCDNTKEHDKDIYDAFLPDRQAGAKAEMVTERSRSKRINIDTTIGSNYFMEIAKYRAYRILTKTLGNAYGIKDLGCYITATPSLRNKSLLDYNVNLLRTTTECMSAVLGGADTVHNLAYDAFFNKENEFGDRIARNQLLILKEEAYLNKVANAADGTYYINALTKELTEKALEIFKSIEKAGGFVQSLFEGTIQRKVKESDTAERDRLKKGEKTLVGVNKFPNAEAPLQKEYEILPFQKIEPRKTLIQPILFKRLAEDVEIEQMPK
- the scpA gene encoding methylmalonyl-CoA mutase → MRRKNISNITADFTALDNGNATQTQEHYETSEGISLKKQYSKEDLKDLEHLDFVAGIAPNLRGPYSTMYVRRPWTIRQYAGFSSATESNAFYRRNLAAGQKGLSVAFDLATHRGYDSDHERVEGDVGKAGVAIDSVEDMKILFDQIPLDQMSVSMTMNGAVLPIMAFYIVAAMEQGVDIASLSGTIQNDILKEFMVRNTYIYPPTPSMQIISDIFEYTSKNMPKFNSISISGYHMYEAGATSDIELAYTLADGLEYVRKGLEAGMDIDTFAPRLSFFWAIGMNHFMEIAKMRAARMLWAKMIKQFNPKNAKSLALRTHCQTSGWSLTEQDPFNNVARTTIEAAAAAFGGTQSLHTNALDEAIALPTDFSARIARNTQIYLQEETGITKTVDPWAGSYYVESLTDQIAHKAWELIEEVEELGGMTKAIEAGIPKMRIEEAAAKKQARIDSNIDVIVGVNKYPSPDEDLIDTLEVDNAAVRIEQIDRLKKIKADRNDDKVNKALEALTACAKTGEGNLLELAVNAAKERATLGEISYSLEKEFGRYRAQIKSVQGVYKKEIMDDPAFAKAQQLADAFAKKEGRRPRIMIAKMGQDGHDRGAKVVATGYADVGFDVDIGPLFQTPTEAAKQAVENDVHILGISSLAAGHKTLVPQVLEHLKKYGREDIMIIVGGVIPRKDYQFLFDAGVAAVFGPGTKISEAAIDILTLLDN